ttggatttcaggaaaggttcttcccctgaggtgctggcactgcccaggctccccaggaatgggcacagccccaaagctcccagagctgcaggagtttggacagcactgccagggatgcccaaggtgggattgttggggtgtctgtgcagggacaggagctgggctggatgatcctgtgggtcccttccaagtTAGGATATTCTGTAGTTCTGTGATTTTTTCTGTAAGCATGTAGTTAAAAGTTCAGCTTCGATTTTCTTTTAGGTAAAAACGTTCTCCCAAGTGAGATGAAGAGCCTGGCAGAAGAACTCAACAgactgaaagcagaatttttggAAGACTTGAGGCAAGGAAAGACTTTGAAAATCCAATATTCTGACCCTGCTACAAGTGTCATTTCTTCATTCCAACATGAGGCAACcaatgtaataaataaatatattttaaaataacgACATAGAGAATACATTGGGTGCTTAGGAATCCAAAGTGTTTCAAATTCACTCTGCTGAGAGATCTGAGGTGCAGCTCCCTTCTCTGGAGCCCCTGTGCCTCCTCTCCCATGATATGGAAGAGAAACAATTTAATCAAGTCTAATCATGCTGTCCTTGGCTGTGGAGATCAAGCCAAGAGCAAACCATCCTGAGACTTAAATTTCATGGAATCAGAGTTAAACCAGGAAGAACACTTGGGAAATCTCCAGTTCCAGCCATGAAAGGATATGCAATTAAAAACTGACATGAGACCTAATTAGAAAGTGTTATTTTATTCATATCTTACAAAAGCAAAGTTTCACAACATGAACTACACGAGATAGAGTTATTTCAGAATTAACCTTGTCATCAAAAACGTTCACTaacatgaaaatttattttacaactCTAACAGGTTTCGTTTTTGCATAAAATCTGCTCTTTACACTGAAATACATATTATTAACAAAGTAGGTACTTAGAAGCACATACACAAAGATTGCTTAGTGAAAATTGCTTTAGCAGGAGAGagatttcctgcagcagaacaTCCACTTGCTTTTCAAAGAAGCTTAAAATTAGTAGAAAACTTGCCAGTGAAGACTTCTAAATTACATTCCCTTtgtcaaaaagaaacaaaaaacaaacacccaaaATGTCctggaacaaaacaaacagattaTTTGGCTGGAAAACACTGCTGGAAAGTGTCTCCCAGCTCTGAGTTTTACATTAAAATGCCAATCAACATTTTATGTCTAAATCCTCTTTATCTAAATATGTGTCTgtgaaaaaagaattatttttcctattgCCTCCTTCACAAATGAAGTATTAACTGAGATAATGAGGCTGTTCAAATATTTGAGTGTTCATTGGAATATTCAGTCTCCAAACAGTAAATGGGTATTAAGAGTGCTGTAAATAGTGCATGTTAGAAATGTCCACAAGGCTATAAAACAAGCTAtgacaataaaaacaaaacccccacaaagTTCATGTTTACAACTACAGAACTTAACCAAGCTATGGAAGAATTCCATCTCCTTCCCAAACTTCCATTAGTAACAGTTAAAATGTTAATCACTCATTACCTTATAATATAAGGatctgggtttaaaaaaaaaaaaaaaaaggaaatgcagtgTAGCACATGGAGGACTCAATATGAAAAGTTCTTTTAACTAAGGACTCAATGGACAAGTCTCTGGGTAAGGTCTGCTTGTGCAAGGAATCGTACTTGGAAAGAATCTGCCAGTACCAGCTCTGATCTTTAAATTATACTCAATAGCATGTATAAATCAGGAAAAGTAGGAAAATACACCTTCCAAAGCTCCTCAGTTGACAGAAGGGGACAATGATGTCAGGGCATTGTTTGGCACAACTGAACACAGTGTAATTGTGGAACATAATCCTAGTCCTGGGAAGGACAGGGATCCAGCCCAGGGATCTGGGATGAGcaccaaagctgctgctgcccaagaACCCCCCTGCAACGAGGAGTTTGCCCaaggaaacagggaaaagagTTTTTTCATTCCTCAGCTGTTCATGGATGTCCCAACTAATCTTTCCTTCAGTTACTCAAGAGCAGaacccaggcagcagcagaaaatcctTCAAACCACCATCTGCAAGGCTTGGGGATAGATTTTTTAATACTGAGTTCTGTTTTTAAGAACATACATTTCCCACAGCAGGATCCCCTCCTGAACAAGGGCCCCTTTTCCATGAGATCCTGCAGGCTTCCTCTTGCTCCCAACTCCTCCATTAGTGACCTACCCTTAATTTTGTTCAAGCATTGTGGTTCAGGAGTCATTTCTCTATATCACCAAATCATGAGACAAAGAAAAGCCTCTAACAATGTTAACACTGCCAATAGAAGCCCCAGTGGGTCAGAAACCACATCTGTGCACATGGGAATTACTCTCCCTACAAGaccaggagggaaaaaaccacaaaccaagGAGAACTTGGCTGCTGTGATCACTCAGTTCTGTCaggtgctccctgcagcagcaccactccacaagtttccttggaaaacTCCTAAACTCCTCCAGAGCTTAGGAATAGGAGATTGCACCATCTGTCAAAAAGGCAAGGAAAACCACTTCCATAAATTACCAACTGTAAAGTCTTCAAGAGAAATATCTCTTATCCTAACACTGTGTTTGAGCCAAATTTAAACTGTGGAATTGTTCAATGTGTGATCCAAAGAGAGCCACCCTTTCTGCCCTctttgactggaaaaaaaattgattccAAAACCTGTCCAGGAGCAGGAACTTCTAACTGGATTCCAGTTCaatcagcttttaaataaaataaaagatgcAGCTCTTAAAATAAAGGATGTTTACACACACAGACTTGCAGTTTTActtataaaataaatctaaaaagtataaaacaacaatgaaatattttggaattaCAGTGTGTCCTAATGACAAATGGAAATTACATTCTGTCTTACAAATCCAGCAAAACAAATTCTGaaccataaataaaaatggaaacaatttttAGGAGTGACAGTGTTATTGTTCATCTTCACTACACTGGAACCACTTCAGTGGCAGATTTCTGACCTCATTACTACAAAACTGCACAGCCAAAAACCCAGTTCCTCAAGCACAGAAATTCAACAGTAGGTCAGCCAGGTAGACAGAAACGTGCCTGGTATacaaatttctatttaattaaagtcaaaattatttctacagCTAAAATTCTTCCACAGGTGGTTTTCCTGCATTGATCTCACCCTGATCACTCTAagtttttccattaatttaatGATGTTTTAGTTCTCATAACAATATAAATTTGAATAAGCCAAACATTTGCTATTCAGATTCCAACTTCTGACTTGTGGAACATTAATAAAATCATCTTGCTTTTAACAAAATATGGTTTGCTGATAGGAAAAGAGGAATACATAAGAAAAGCTTTAATTTGTCTCAAGTAGGACAAACCAAGGTAAAAGTGCATGTCTAAATATGGGAGAAGTAACagttcttcctttatttttaacatctcAAATTCTTATCTAGCACATAAAGTTATTACTAATTTCAATTAGATGTTTTATTCAGGTTTATGTTAAAGTGCCTGTCCTTTAGCCTGAGGGCTTCTAAAGATGAGTGTAGACtatgaaacaaaacaagttCAGGTACCATTTGCCATCTACAATTCCTAAAAACAACTTCAGTGTAGTCAGCCAGTTTTCCTTGGCATCCTACATGGAGCCCAGAGAAAGCCAGAGGTTCTTCCCCTTATTCTCAGCACACCCAAAGGACATCAAACCTGGGAGAGGAGACAAACCAGGCCTTCAAGGCAGCTGAAATTTACAATAAACTGGATTATACAACTCTCAAAAATACAGGCAACTTAGTTGAAGCCTGGCCCAACATAAAACTGAACAAAGGAGTTTTAATTTGTAAACTTCTTGTTTGTTTCTATCAGAACTTCTATCAGCAGGACAGAAGTCTAATTGTGCAAATCTTAAATATCTGTACAACTCAGTTTAAGGCAGTTAGAAATCTCACAGAATATACACTAGTTCTAGAGGCTCTTCCTTATCTCTTAAAAATTCCCTCCTCTGAAAAACAATGGCATGTAAAATTTATAGAGTGTAGGTAAAATAAGGTATCTTTTTTGCTTCTGTAACTCATGAATGACAGGCTTTTagctccttttctttcctacCATAGTTTTATTCACAATAAAACTCATCTTCAAGTTTTGTGCTAATACTTAAATTAGTGTTTAAGTCCTAGCATGAAGAGTTTAGACtatattaaacaaaaatgtattaatcACCAGATGAAAGCAACTTTTACATCAAATTGAATTCATATGTGAAAAATGCTTGTTTGTTTGAATAGCCAGGTTTTTAAGGATTTCTCCAAAGTCATAGAATAGTtgggattggaagggaccttaaaggagggacaccttccactgtcccaggctgctccaagccccagcctggccttggacatttccagggatccaggggcagccacagcttccctgagaaccctgtgccagggcctgcccactCTCAcaaggaacaattccttcccaatatccatctAACCTTGCCCTCTGCCACCATGAAGCCATTTTCCCTTGCCCTGTCTACATAATGTGGCATTTCATTGACCTTTTGTATTTCATGGATAATACATCTTATCTTGTCTAGTAAACAATTGGGAATTACATCCTATGGTTCAGGACACACGCTCTGCTCCTTGCAGAATATTTATTGGGATTAAGTACAAGCAACTTAAATTTAGCAACCACAGCATGTAAATGCATTCCAACCCTTACAGCACTCTTGGCTTTTTTTGGAAGGCTACATATAAAACAGCAATTGAAACTGATACAAAATTTTCCTGGCAAGTTTTCCAAGAACATGGAAATCAATTTGCTTCCTTTGTCAAATTCATTAATGTGAAGATTCCCTGTGGGAATGTGCAAGCTTTCCATCAGCAAGTATGAAAAATAGAGTGTAATATGttaaaaaactaaaccaaagcACGTTCTCAGTCAATGTTGATTATGTTGGCCTCTCGCAAAGTGGCAAGCAAAGTCGTACTTGTTTTTACACTTACACCCACAAATGTTACACTGGAAAGGGTTCTCAAATCCATGGCATCCCATGTGGATGGTGTACAGGATATTGTCCGCAAAGTACATGTCACAGTGAGGGCAGtggtgcaggagctgagggtCCTGCACTGGCAGGGTTGGAGCTggagtgctgggctggctgttGCTGATACTGGGGGTGCTGGTGTGGGCACTGCGGTCACTGCTGGGCCCTGCCACGGGGCTGTAGTTCCTTTGATTGTGTGCGGGCCGCGAGTCAGGGCTGGTCGGAGAGGAATTCTGAGGAATATTTGCTGACACACCTGAAACTACTGCAGGTGCAGCAGGCTGCTGTATCATGAAAGGCTTTTCATCTTGACAGGAAACAACATCAGGAGAGGCTGGATTTTGGTTTTCAGGTGGCAAGCTGGACAGCTGCCCTGCTAATGTGGAGAGCTGGTTTAAGGGGTTATCCACCATCAGGTCCTGGGGATCCCTTGGCAAGCCACCGCTCTGAGTCGTTTTTGTCATGCTCTCGTACGCCTCAGTCTGGATGTTGGGGATTTCATGGGTGAAATCGTTAAGGTAGTCTGGTTTCTGCACCACCATGGAAGGCGGACTCAGATTAATTAATGCTCTTCTGCTGTACCCCAAATTGCTGGTCTTCTTCTGCAGAACCCCCCACATCTTCTTGCTGCTGAGGGAAGTCCTGGTGCCCTTGATGGGCACCATCTTGTGCTTGCGCCGGCGGTGGTGGGACAGGTTGCTGCGGTCGCTGCAGCGGAAGGAGCACAGCTCACACTTGTAGGGCTTCTCCCCGGTGTGGGAGCGCATGTGAGCCTCCAGGTGACGCTCGTAGGCCGAGGCAAAGGGACACAGGTGGCACCTGTGTGGCTTCTCCCCTGGAAAATCAGAACAGATTAGCCCACAGCATCTCAGAGTGCTGGAAAAGGCTTTTGTGGAGCACAGAGAGGCTCATTGTGAGCTGCTCGTCAGAATTCAGTCACTGCCAGCCTCGAGCTCAGCTGGGTGGCCTGGCAGAGTGGGGAAcactgggacagctctgcctcaCCCTAGGGACCATCAGCACATGCAAAAATCCTGAGTGGAATCAGCATAACACACAACCTGTCTGGGAATTGCAGCAACAATGCCAAGGACTGAATGCAGTGATGTCTGTGTGGTGCCCCCAACTGGATCCAACCTCTCCCTCACCCGTGGAGAGGGCAGGGGAACACTGGAATGTCCCTGCCACCTAAGTAACCATACACACAGGCAGCCACTCAAGAACTGAGCTTTGAAAAAGGATCCTGTGGCTAAAGAGttagaacagaaaacaaaagccagGTATTCCCTGGAGAGCTGATGGGAGATGGGATGATGATCAGGGAGACCATCATCTCCTTTGCacatgcagagctgtgctcttcTATTAAACGAAATTTATAGATACTCACATTAACTTTTTAAGAAATACTCAGAAAACTTTGTAACATAATAACAGCCCAACACATTTGTAACACAGCACTTTAAGATTTCTGATTTTCCCTTGACAGACTGATCTTCTAGGAGTTACAGATCTGGGTCTGCAGTGTCAGAAGTGCCTGAAGGATCTGATGTGTTCAGGTGCTGAAATGAAAGATCATCTTACTCTTCATATCTAGAGTGCCAGCTcaatttttaaatctctgtCATGTGACTGATGAGCATTGCACAGTTTGGAATCATAGTCTGGGATaccaaatagattttttttattccccctACATCACTGGCTCTCCAAGACGAAAGAAATCAATTTTTGTTTTACCTCCAAGTACCCTCTTTGCACCAAGGAAAGCCATGATTTCTCCATAAGCATCTCTCTATTCACATATATATACACGCAAGGATGGGTAAAGACCTGAAGACTTGGTAAAATGGTATAAGATTGGCAAATTCTGTGTGAATGCAATCTGATTTCATTCTAAACTGGTTACACAGAGATAACTACTCATCATCTGCTGTTAGACCCAGCATGAAGCCAATCCTACAGTAGGCTGcactaaataataataatagcaatgGTTGCATGACCATGCCTGGGTCACAATTCCTTTGGCAGATGTCCAGGATGCTGTACCTGTTTATTTACACTGCTCTGAGGCTATGAGTCAGCTGCCACTTCCCTATTAAAATGCTGACTCATCTGAGCCTTCACAGCACAAGCAATCCATCTCCTGGCCCTCTGCCAGCCTTCCAAGCAAAAGGACACTCAGGCCTAGGATCTTCTTCCCTTGAGcgaaaaaacaaaccaaaccaggaaaaccaaaccaaaattaCTCTTTTCTTGTTCTGGAAGACAAGAGAAGAATCTACTAGGTCTTCAGAATCTGAACCTCAGAACTCTCTGACTTTTGGTTGGTTGCCACTTCCTACCCTATTATGCCCTGCTGAAACAAGACAATGCTGCAGGGCCAGTGTAAGGAGCTCCaccttccccaaaatccacccaggcAGCTACTGTGTGGAAGAAATGGGTCCCAGCAAAGTGAGAATCTGACTAACTGTACCTGAGGAGAGCTCCAATTACATCCCAGTTCCAACAGGTGAGTCCCAAAATGCCACCTACCCAAGACCACTGAAAAGAGACACTTGGAAATTTTGGGACAATCCATACCAGAATGGAAACCTGTAAAAACTTTCATTCTTTGCAggacacaatttttttctgctctgcttaAAGTCTTCTAAAGTCTCCTGTAATACTGTGTGTGATACACTTGTCAGACTTCAAAAgcacctattttttttcttttctctcatttgCCATTAAGTTGGAGCTTTCAGAATAGTTTAGAATATTCTAACCTATATAGGAGTTTTGCTTTTCAGGTTTACATATCTGACAGTGGCAAATGCTCCTTAACAAGCCACAGTTGATAATTTTTCTGTTCACTACTGATATCAGTTACTAATTTGATGGTATAATCCTCACATTTGAATATTCTAACAATAACTTTATTCTTATTAGTATGCTTTGCACTTCCATATCTAGAATGTTGTGCAGAACAGGAATAAACAACATGGCTAAACAACAAAGGAAGAAGAGACCCTAAATACCTGTGTAGGAACACATACATCTGTCACTTTCCTcatcagcacagaaaaactAAAAGCTATTTTTAGGGCCCTTCAATTTACATTGAAACTTTCATGCTAGACTTTACTCCAATATAGTTACTTATAATAATGAATGTCAGTAGGAATTTGCACAGGTTAATAGGTACATGGCACACCTGTAACACTATAAAAGCCCACCAATACCCAGTTATTGTTAAGAATGCTCACACTGCTTGAATTTGCCAACTCCTGACATGGAAATCCCAATGCTGAGTAAATACCCAAGGGCTCCCAgtccagcagagcagaactTCCCCCACCTGTGTGAATCCTGATGTGCTCTATGAGCCGTGCTGTTCCTTTGCTGGCGTAGTTGCAGTAGCGACACTTTAACTTCCCATCAAAAGTCCTTTCAAAGCCATCCACCAACATTCCTGAGTTTTCATCCAGTGAAACTTCAACAGAAGGATGATCCAGCCCATTCTGATCAccttctgtcccagctgtgaaCAATGCAACACAGGTTTTAATGAACAATCTGCAGGACACCATCTGTCACACTGTGAGCAAATGCCAAATACATTTTGCTTCTCTGCCCTTGCTCTTTAAACATAGAGAATTATAAAAACATGCTCTGATTGAAACAAAGGTACATACACAACCTTTGTGACATAAAAATGACTATCAAAAATGCCTCTATACAGCTGCAGCATTACCTGGAATGTGAACACTGAAGCCACTctcaaaaaaatcagatttatggTACTGGAATCAGCTCACCTGCTGGGAGAGTCTCTACTTCCTTGTCACCAGTAACTGATCCAGAAATCATATTGACATGGTGAGTCTGCTGGGTCAGATATTCCTGAAAATCTTTCACAAAATCCAACGGTTCTGCCTTCTTTTCCCCCATACTGACGCTTTCATTTACAACCTCTCGTGCCTAGaagggaaaatgttttcagaaaacaagTGTCATTGAATTTGGCTGCATTCACAAAAACAAGTTCAGgttttgggttggatttttttaagtgaagaaTTACTTTTATCACACAGTGTGAGTCAAAGAACAAACTGACCACAATAAgaatattgttttttaaatttttaactCATTAAAGATCACCAAATACAATTTATGGGGAAATCACTTTCAGCAACAGGTAAATGACATAAcaataaaataggaaataaaatctaaaaataaaaaaaatacataatgataaaaaacaaacagtcttaaaaaaaaaaaaggatcataCCTGAAGTTTAGATCCCTGCTAAGTAGCAAACATCCTCTAAAACGTACCCCAACACATCAGATgaaaagcacagagcacagcttcTCCACTTTCCCGAGAAGGAGTAAAAAGGAAATGTGAGTCCATTACTCTTCCCAATCCTCTATGagttataaggaaaaaaacctgaaaaatatttgtgtttagAAGACAGGGCTCTAACACTCTGCTGCTCTAACTTTTATTAAAACAACCACACTCCCAGTACGAGTTTTTCAGAGACTGCATCCTCTGTTTCCTGAATGTCACCTGAAAGACACCTCTGACTCACTGACTGTTTTCCAATAAACATCTGGCTCCAAAAAGCCCCAGATTTGGGTCAGTCATTTATGGCAACTGCAATGTTGGGAAACAACTGAATGTTGGTGATTAGCAAACCTGGAGAGAAGCCTTAGACAAAGCACTGTTTCACAGTTCTCCCAAAATTCTACTTTCATATCTTGAGTAAAAGTCTTAATCCAGTCCATTATTCTGCACTGAAATGATTAAAACATTCCCCAGAAATCAGTGGTCAGGCTTGTGTTGGGGAGTGTAAATAACAAACCTATATAAAAGTCTTGATTCACAATGAATTTGGGAAGACAGAGCTTGGGATACATTTGAAAGGAGAAGAACAAGTCTGTCACATTATTCCTGCAGATTataatcagaaataatttataatgCTATCATTTCCATAagaatattctttatttttactaGGTACTTAGGTGACCAATACAAACTTTCAAGGTCTGAGTTCCAGACCACATTTAAATGTCTTCTCCTGTGTATCCAAAGCTACTTACAGATGTTTGTTCACTTTTGGCATCCAGATGAGGATGTTCTTTCACACCTTACCTGAGTGTGCTCAACTCCCAGCATTGATTATAATCATTAAGTCAGTCTGGAACACATCTTTATGTATCTCTGTACCTACCCTCTTCTTCTGGTGTCACCAGCCTCCTCTAGGCTTAAGTTAATTTGTGTTCCATTTGTTGGTGTctcctgaaataaaacaaagacaTCAGGATATGAATTATAATATAAAGTAATCTCTAATATTGAAGATATGAAGGAGAAAACAGGACAATGTAACAGAGTCCTGATCAGGCCAACTTTCCATGAATTATAATaagaaataacaatttaaaattaaaccattCAAAACAACATCAAAGGATTGTGTTATCAGAGGTGAACCTGTGTGTGCCTTTGGGTAAGGCACTAAAACTTATTTCAAAGAAACATGGAatagtttggattggaaaggaccttaaatcccatccagtggcaccccctgccaggggcagggacaccttccactgtcccaggctgctccaagtcctgtccagccttgttttggacatttccagggaatccaggggcagccacagctgctctgggcacctgtgccagggcctgcccaccttcccagggaacaattccttcccaatatcccatctgactctgctctctggcagtttaaagccatttccccttgtcctgccactccaggctcttgtaaatagtctctctccatccttcttTTGTGTCCTTTCACAATCTGAAGACCACAATTAGGTCACCTCAAAGCCTTCTCtactccaggctgaacaatcccaattctctcagccttaCATGATTGCActgattgcttttaaaaagcatttaattttgaaagaaaattacataaaatttcATAAACAGGTTAGGGATCAACAGCATAAAACTTCCTTTCTCTACTTCATTGATTTATCATTAAAACACTCATCCTTATTTTAACATCAGTGTAGGGAAGTCACCACAATTTAAACACGACCCAAAGCTCCCATGTGAGTGCTCAAACacttctgtgattttatgtgGTATTTTTGAGAGCtacccaggcagcagctctccttcTCAGGGGAGAATGACGCACATCTGATCCCTGCTGTGTCActcctgcaaagcagaaaatgcaattcTAATTATCAGAAACTGAGCAGCCCAGCTCGTGTTTCACTGATCACACCGGGTGTTACCCGAGCTCTGCTGACACAACCACACCTCCTCCAGCTTcacacaagcagcagcagagcactggtTACTCATTTCCTACCCAGGCACAACTGCTGGCCTGAacagtggtcacagcactgaGGTGAGCTAAGTTTGCTCTCAGAGAACGTGCCAGGATGAAATATTCTGCCTAAATAATGAAGAAGAAAGTAGTTCATACACACACTCAGTGAGAATAATCCTCCAGTAATTATAAGAGAATAAAATATCTATCAGGACATGTATGCAGTAGGAGAATAAAATTACTGTGAGCACATCTATGCATCCCACATTCTTCTATCGAATCCAGGGGAAAAAGTGGGGGTTGTTCTCTGTTCCATCTTTTCCATATCAAATAAATTATAGCAGGAAGGATTCCAAACTCCATGCAAACCCTTCCCGGTCCTCCTGCAGGAGTTTGGACCGTGGGAAGGGGGAGTGAAGCACAGCGCCGGTGGCCGCCCGTGACCTGTCACCAACCCCGAACACCCGCGGCCCATCCCGCCGCTCCTCCTCCGCCCCACGGCCACGGGAACCCCCCAGAAACCCGCGTGTCCCGTTCTGGGCTCCTCGGGACAAGACAGacggagctgctggagaggatCCAGCGAAGGGCAGCAAAGATGCTGGAGGGACTGGTGCACCTCCCTGTCcgggaaaggctgagggagctggggctgctcagcctggagaggagcctgagctgagcggggctcagccctgggtgtccctgtctgtctgtctgtccctgagtgtccctgtgtgcagacaggggcagagcagggcccaggtTCTGCTCCAGGGCCCAGCAATGGCATCAGAGCAACGGGCAGGAACTGAGCCCGGAGAGCTCCACCTGAACTCCGCTACTGTGAGGCTGACAGCTGGAACAGAGTGCCCAGAGCGGGTGTGGAGTCTCCTCACCGGATACCCAGAACCTGTGCCGTGTGttctgcctgagcagggaggtggaaGCGGATGGATTCCTTCGAACCTCACCCGCTCCGTGATTCTGCGATTATAGAAAttgtgtgatttctgtgattccCCTGTTCTCTGTGTCCCCCGGCTTCACACCAAGGGAGCAGCCTCGGGGCTGCGCCGCTGACCCGGCCTCGCGGCCGGCCCTCCCCAAGCGctgcccccgcccccgccgcccggcTCCGTCAGGCACAGGGAGGTTCCggaaagaaaaggagggagggaaagagagaaggaaagagacGGAAGGGCAGaaaagaagagggaaggaaggacaggcagcactcaccgccgccgccccgcgccgctcccgcctcccgccgccgccatATTTGTTGTGCCACCCCCCGGCCCGgtccggcccggccccgcccaccGCAGTCTCGCGAGACCAGCGCGCGCCGGCGGGAGCGGAGGTGTTGGCTCTGACGTCACTGGGGCGGTGGCTGTGACGTCACGGGGGCGGTGGTCTACGTCACGGGGCGGGCGCCAaaatggcggcggcggcgggagctTGGTTGAGGGGCTGCGCGAAGGTGACGCCTcagggcggggcaggggcgAGGGGAATGGGCACGGGAGAGAGCCGCAGCcgtgtgctgctgggctggtgcGGCTCCCTGTTGAGCCTGCTGGTGTCGGCTGGGGGCCTGTGGCtccggggctgggggctgtcggagcaggggcagctctgcgAGGCGTGGGGGTCGGTGGGGGAaaatccttttctccttctgcccCAGGAATTTGTGTGTGGGGATGTGGGGGAACGGTGTTGGGTAACTTCGTGCTAAGGAAAGTTCTTGTTATGAAGTGGCTGTGAGGTTgtgcccagcagctggcagcagaggctcGGTGAGATCCCCTTtggttggattttagggaaaggttcttccccagaggtgctggcactgcccaggctccccaggaatgggcacagccccaaagctcccagagctgcaggagtttggacagcactgccagggatgcccaaggtgggattgttggggtgtctgtgcagggacagagctgggctggatgatcctgtgggtccctttcaaTTCGgaatattctgtgtttttctaAACCCACTTG
The DNA window shown above is from Oenanthe melanoleuca isolate GR-GAL-2019-014 chromosome 6, OMel1.0, whole genome shotgun sequence and carries:
- the IKZF5 gene encoding zinc finger protein Pegasus — translated: MGEKKAEPLDFVKDFQEYLTQQTHHVNMISGSVTGDKEVETLPAAGTEGDQNGLDHPSVEVSLDENSGMLVDGFERTFDGKLKCRYCNYASKGTARLIEHIRIHTGEKPHRCHLCPFASAYERHLEAHMRSHTGEKPYKCELCSFRCSDRSNLSHHRRRKHKMVPIKGTRTSLSSKKMWGVLQKKTSNLGYSRRALINLSPPSMVVQKPDYLNDFTHEIPNIQTEAYESMTKTTQSGGLPRDPQDLMVDNPLNQLSTLAGQLSSLPPENQNPASPDVVSCQDEKPFMIQQPAAPAVVSGVSANIPQNSSPTSPDSRPAHNQRNYSPVAGPSSDRSAHTSTPSISNSQPSTPAPTLPVQDPQLLHHCPHCDMYFADNILYTIHMGCHGFENPFQCNICGCKCKNKYDFACHFARGQHNQH